A stretch of Endozoicomonas sp. SCSIO W0465 DNA encodes these proteins:
- the fabD gene encoding ACP S-malonyltransferase, translating into MTDKLAFVFPGQGSQQVGMLAEYLTEPVVQKTFAEAAEVLDFDLLTMVSEGPAGQLNQTENTQPALLASSVALWRLWCDRQGEMPAMMAGHSLGEYSALVCAGVMNFADAVRLVRLRGLFMQDAVAPGEGAMAAIIGLADADVVAACEKASGGEVVEAVNFNAPGQVVIAGQVAAVKRAIECAKETGAKRAIELPVSVPSHCALMKPAAERLQKELDGIGLIEPVIPVVQNVSAVVCSDPVQLKANLVAQLYSPVRWVESVETMIAAGVGRFAECGPGKVLAGLNKRIARRAPIATLESADTMAQMLAEANQ; encoded by the coding sequence ATGACGGATAAGCTTGCTTTTGTCTTTCCAGGACAAGGGTCTCAACAGGTTGGTATGCTGGCTGAATACCTTACTGAACCAGTGGTTCAGAAAACGTTTGCAGAAGCGGCAGAGGTGCTCGATTTTGACCTTTTAACCATGGTCAGTGAGGGGCCAGCCGGGCAGTTGAACCAGACTGAGAACACCCAGCCGGCATTGCTGGCTTCCAGTGTGGCTCTCTGGCGTCTCTGGTGCGATCGCCAGGGAGAAATGCCAGCCATGATGGCAGGCCACAGCCTGGGTGAATATTCTGCCCTGGTTTGTGCCGGAGTGATGAATTTTGCCGATGCCGTCCGGTTGGTTCGTCTTCGTGGCCTGTTTATGCAGGACGCAGTTGCCCCGGGTGAAGGTGCCATGGCGGCGATTATTGGCCTTGCTGATGCCGATGTGGTTGCTGCCTGTGAGAAGGCGTCAGGTGGTGAGGTCGTTGAGGCGGTCAATTTCAATGCCCCGGGACAGGTGGTGATTGCCGGTCAGGTTGCTGCGGTTAAACGTGCCATTGAGTGTGCAAAGGAAACAGGAGCCAAAAGAGCGATTGAGCTGCCCGTCAGCGTTCCTTCCCATTGTGCCTTGATGAAGCCTGCTGCAGAACGTCTTCAGAAAGAGCTGGATGGTATTGGCCTGATTGAGCCCGTGATTCCGGTGGTTCAGAATGTTTCTGCTGTCGTCTGTTCTGACCCGGTTCAGCTTAAAGCGAATCTGGTTGCTCAATTGTATAGTCCGGTACGTTGGGTTGAGTCTGTGGAAACCATGATAGCTGCTGGTGTTGGTCGGTTTGCTGAGTGTGGTCCCGGTAAGGTGCTGGCTGGACTGAATAAACGTATTGCACGACGTGCGCCCATTGCTACGCTGGAGTCTGCTGACACAATGGCTCAGATGCTGGCAGAAGCTAACCAATAA
- a CDS encoding IS1634 family transposase — protein MHPHQFHIQRIDHMGLVAGMCKELGISNHLDSLVPNQSEHRNISFGETVVSMLLNGLGFTARTLHMFPEFHADKPLDKLIRPGIKPEHINDSVLGRALDQLFELDVSEVYLSLAVKAVNVLKLPCKALNLDSTSLHVDGVYNSESDVDEEDMHCIKLCRGYSRDHRPELNQAILLMMTENQAGIPVFMKASSGNVNDNKNFKKVISSHLKSYREALNNRYLIGDAALYTTDNVQILHQQGQQFITRVPSKIKEARELIDSVASCEMTPVEGAEGYESHEMLSDHAGVSQRWILVRSEQARKSEQKTLLKKMLKKSEKEAESLTSKLAKKAFKCETDALRAFDEWQSKTIYCQAEPVITEKPCYTKVGRPEKGSKPDSIEYGSCRISDCYWVEHC, from the coding sequence ATGCATCCTCATCAGTTCCACATTCAACGTATCGATCATATGGGTTTGGTTGCCGGTATGTGCAAAGAACTCGGTATCTCTAATCATCTGGATTCCCTGGTTCCTAACCAATCTGAACACCGGAATATTTCCTTTGGCGAAACCGTAGTATCAATGCTGCTTAACGGCCTTGGGTTCACTGCCCGCACGCTTCATATGTTCCCGGAGTTTCATGCTGATAAACCGCTGGATAAACTCATCAGGCCCGGTATTAAACCCGAACACATTAACGACAGTGTACTCGGCAGAGCCCTGGATCAGCTTTTTGAACTGGATGTAAGTGAGGTCTATTTATCGCTGGCTGTCAAGGCAGTGAATGTCTTAAAACTGCCGTGCAAGGCTCTGAACCTTGACTCAACAAGCTTGCATGTGGACGGCGTTTATAACAGCGAATCTGACGTCGACGAAGAAGATATGCACTGTATCAAACTCTGTCGTGGATACAGCAGGGATCATCGACCCGAGCTCAACCAGGCAATACTGCTGATGATGACGGAAAATCAGGCCGGTATTCCCGTTTTTATGAAAGCGTCCAGTGGCAACGTAAACGACAATAAAAACTTTAAAAAAGTCATCAGCAGCCATTTGAAATCCTACCGGGAAGCCCTGAATAATCGCTACCTGATTGGTGATGCAGCACTTTATACAACAGATAACGTACAGATACTTCATCAGCAGGGCCAGCAATTTATCACCCGGGTTCCGTCAAAAATCAAAGAAGCCAGAGAACTGATTGACAGTGTCGCTTCTTGTGAAATGACACCAGTGGAGGGTGCTGAGGGCTATGAGAGTCATGAAATGCTGTCAGATCATGCGGGTGTCTCCCAGCGCTGGATTCTGGTCCGCAGCGAGCAGGCTCGAAAGAGCGAACAAAAAACACTGCTGAAAAAAATGCTAAAGAAGTCTGAGAAAGAAGCAGAATCGCTGACCAGTAAACTGGCCAAAAAAGCCTTCAAGTGTGAAACCGACGCATTGCGTGCGTTCGATGAATGGCAGTCAAAAACTATTTATTGTCAGGCGGAACCTGTCATTACTGAGAAACCCTGCTATACCAAGGTAGGTCGTCCGGAGAAAGGCTCTAAACCGGACAGTATTGAATATGGCTCTTGTAGGATTTCAGACTGCTACTGGGTTGAACATTGCTGA
- a CDS encoding transposase: MAFLEHQQLQPEDLLRFITQQQEQIIQLKEQIELLEAEIRRLKKLPAKPDIKPNTKPPDDDTGSPDGDPSAPEGNDGASPDTSSKQKVKKPNEKTRKQRKQPRKPSAEKSIPIAATDVPEGSIRNGTTPFHVQELTIQTSSIEYLLEQWVTPDGQTITAKPPASLHGHHYGPMLQAYVLHQYHGCSVTQPELLDWLWDIGISISSGELSQLLTKGHEQFHAEKDELLTTGIRCSSYIQTDDTGTRHKGKNGYCTIINNESFAWFESTDSKSRENFVSLLHRPWSTYTFTDDALIYLEKLDYPKKWLRVLNPYRGVTFLSHEAWEECMKDLRLTGRRRQQASEAMIYGSLIQHGAGHLTTFSDGARQFDVFKHSQCWIHAERGWQKFIRSMISRPWLRNGFGHVLGHLR; encoded by the coding sequence ATGGCTTTTCTAGAACACCAGCAGTTACAACCTGAAGATCTACTGAGATTCATCACTCAGCAGCAAGAGCAGATCATTCAGCTCAAAGAGCAGATAGAATTGCTTGAAGCAGAGATTCGTCGTCTAAAAAAACTGCCCGCAAAGCCTGACATCAAACCAAACACCAAACCTCCCGATGATGACACCGGCAGCCCTGATGGAGATCCATCCGCTCCTGAGGGTAACGATGGAGCCAGCCCAGACACCTCGTCAAAGCAGAAGGTTAAGAAGCCCAACGAGAAAACCAGAAAGCAGCGTAAACAGCCCCGAAAGCCATCGGCGGAAAAATCCATACCCATTGCTGCCACTGATGTTCCGGAGGGATCAATCAGGAATGGAACCACCCCTTTTCATGTTCAGGAACTGACAATACAAACATCCAGTATTGAATATCTTTTAGAGCAATGGGTGACACCCGATGGACAAACCATTACGGCCAAACCGCCAGCCAGCCTTCATGGACATCATTACGGGCCAATGCTGCAGGCCTACGTTCTGCACCAGTATCATGGTTGCTCCGTTACCCAGCCAGAACTGCTGGACTGGCTATGGGACATTGGAATCTCTATTTCCAGCGGGGAACTCAGCCAGCTTCTGACGAAAGGACACGAGCAGTTCCATGCTGAGAAAGATGAGCTGTTGACTACAGGTATTCGCTGTTCAAGTTATATCCAGACAGACGACACGGGAACAAGGCATAAGGGGAAGAACGGTTACTGCACCATCATCAATAACGAGTCCTTTGCCTGGTTCGAGAGCACAGACAGCAAAAGCCGGGAAAATTTCGTAAGCCTACTGCACCGCCCATGGTCAACTTACACGTTCACCGACGATGCCTTGATCTATCTGGAAAAACTGGATTACCCCAAAAAGTGGCTACGCGTTCTTAATCCATACAGAGGCGTCACCTTCCTGAGCCATGAAGCCTGGGAAGAATGTATGAAAGACCTGAGACTAACTGGTAGACGGCGCCAGCAGGCCAGTGAAGCCATGATTTATGGCAGCCTGATACAGCATGGAGCAGGACATCTTACCACCTTCAGTGATGGGGCAAGGCAGTTCGACGTTTTCAAACACAGCCAGTGCTGGATACATGCAGAGCGAGGCTGGCAAAAGTTCATCCGGTCAATGATCAGCAGGCCATGGCTCAGAAATGGCTTCGGACATGTTCTGGGCCATTTACGATGA
- a CDS encoding transposase, with product MFWAIYDDLKDFKTEPTEKKAIKVRQGFQALIQTQTCSGLLQDALSGLAVIKEELLLVLDDPSLPLHNNLSESQIREYVKRRKISSGTRSDLGRQCRDTFASLKKTCRLYGLSFWDYLKSRLMGDGLFPRLSNLIEEASRHLPCGAASSF from the coding sequence ATGTTCTGGGCCATTTACGATGACCTTAAAGACTTCAAGACAGAGCCAACTGAAAAAAAGGCAATAAAAGTACGACAGGGGTTCCAGGCGCTGATCCAAACCCAAACGTGCAGTGGGCTTCTTCAGGATGCTCTGTCAGGGTTGGCTGTAATCAAGGAAGAGCTATTACTGGTTCTGGATGACCCGAGCTTACCGCTGCACAACAACCTGAGCGAGAGTCAGATACGAGAATATGTTAAACGACGAAAGATCAGTAGTGGGACGCGAAGCGATTTGGGGCGGCAATGTCGCGACACCTTTGCCAGCCTGAAAAAAACGTGTCGCCTGTATGGTCTCTCTTTTTGGGATTATCTGAAAAGCCGACTAATGGGCGATGGGTTATTTCCGAGATTGAGTAACCTGATTGAGGAGGCTTCACGTCATCTTCCGTGTGGTGCTGCCAGCAGTTTTTGA
- a CDS encoding IS4 family transposase — protein MTCFDRSELLSMAEQLGFTIRQRDIRPLDFILSLIDALAGDGNCDTQADLHRKFNELTGLNVSYRSWANQAKKDALPTLILWLWVQCLEIFSRKVMAFDEDSPFSEFEHILIQDGSSQAVYDALKEAFPGRFSTVSPAAVELHTTMDLLTNNLVRVQLTEDTRSERDCLPPLPTSMAYILMLMDAGYFELELFAAIDDREGSFICKAPQSINPTILSAVREDGKNLNRYKGQKLKDVLSGFPKDQCLDLDVEWPGFKAWPFRLVVRWNDKKQKWVFVVTNLNRVEFTLSDVLQAYRLRWQIELIFKEIKSYSGWHRFNTKSATLVFSLILMSFVVVTLKRYLAHAAQANLCESGSIEEISTHKVMKSGTHLFGNVISSLINAGKSLVSCIKKLLDFWGNNAKREHPARDGCSGRTRLGFCAVGGA, from the coding sequence TTGACCTGTTTCGACCGGTCAGAACTCCTAAGTATGGCGGAACAGCTTGGTTTTACTATACGACAGCGAGATATCCGTCCTTTGGATTTTATCCTCTCACTGATCGATGCCCTCGCTGGTGATGGAAACTGCGATACCCAGGCGGATCTACACCGTAAATTTAACGAGTTGACGGGGCTGAATGTCTCTTATCGTTCTTGGGCAAATCAAGCTAAAAAGGACGCGCTGCCTACTCTTATCCTGTGGCTATGGGTGCAGTGTCTGGAAATATTTTCCCGCAAAGTCATGGCGTTTGATGAAGACAGTCCATTTTCAGAGTTTGAGCACATTCTGATTCAGGACGGTTCGTCACAAGCTGTCTATGATGCCCTGAAAGAAGCATTTCCCGGCAGGTTCTCAACGGTCAGTCCTGCTGCCGTCGAGCTTCATACGACAATGGATCTTCTCACCAACAACCTGGTGCGGGTGCAGCTGACTGAAGATACCCGTTCAGAAAGAGACTGTCTGCCACCACTGCCAACATCCATGGCCTATATCCTGATGCTAATGGATGCCGGTTATTTTGAGCTGGAACTCTTTGCCGCTATTGATGACAGGGAGGGTTCTTTTATCTGCAAGGCACCTCAGAGTATCAACCCGACGATACTCAGCGCGGTACGGGAGGATGGCAAGAATCTCAATCGCTACAAAGGACAAAAACTGAAGGATGTACTGTCTGGCTTCCCCAAAGACCAGTGCCTCGACCTGGATGTAGAATGGCCGGGATTCAAAGCCTGGCCATTCCGCTTGGTTGTCCGCTGGAATGACAAAAAACAGAAGTGGGTTTTCGTTGTGACCAACCTGAACCGGGTGGAGTTCACCTTGAGTGATGTGCTCCAGGCCTATCGTCTACGGTGGCAGATAGAGCTGATTTTCAAAGAGATCAAATCCTATTCAGGGTGGCATCGTTTTAACACCAAATCAGCGACACTGGTGTTTAGCCTGATTCTGATGTCCTTTGTGGTTGTGACGTTGAAAAGGTACCTTGCCCATGCTGCACAGGCGAACCTCTGTGAAAGTGGGAGCATTGAGGAAATCTCGACGCACAAGGTGATGAAAAGTGGGACTCACCTGTTTGGTAATGTGATTTCATCGTTGATAAATGCAGGAAAGTCATTGGTCTCATGCATTAAAAAGCTACTGGACTTCTGGGGAAATAATGCGAAACGAGAACACCCTGCACGGGATGGTTGTTCAGGGCGTACAAGATTAGGCTTCTGTGCAGTGGGTGGAGCTTAA
- a CDS encoding IS66 family transposase, with translation MIPELPATMSAEILLKENAELRMRVACLEERCRELEEKVGKNSQNSSKPPSSDGYQKPCKNSNSPDHSDDLSADKDTDPSDEKPNPKSLRQSSGNKAGGKKGHQGTCLKQVDIPDYIEYLPVKECNKCQASLLDSEPVKYIERQVFEPGRPGEFEVTAHRAEVKICTCGCRNQAEFPEGVTAAAQYGSATQAMAVYLNQYHFLPFKRVSEYFNTLYKMSVSAGTVANFVARTYENLASTEEVIRDALRESSVAGADETGMRAEGSLHWLHVMRDEQWTLYYLSEKRGREAMDTMGILLTFAGVLVHDHWKSYFAYAATHVLCNAHHLRELLGVVDRDSNQLALRLMKLLRLSWHYCKGFKTIGMLQMPSVVCERIEKIYDRLLQRALMKEVVYMEKQREELKRKKVKNTKAYNLFKRLTEFKAETLRFMSDFTIPFDNNGSERDVRMAKLKQKISGCFRSADGGSMFARIRSYLSSARKQGMDIYQSLHRAVRNYCNMPLLSAE, from the coding sequence ATGATTCCAGAACTACCCGCAACTATGTCGGCTGAGATTCTCTTGAAAGAGAATGCAGAGCTGCGGATGAGAGTTGCCTGTCTGGAAGAGCGATGTCGAGAATTGGAAGAAAAGGTTGGCAAGAACAGTCAAAACAGCAGCAAGCCGCCATCGTCTGATGGTTATCAAAAACCTTGTAAAAACAGTAATTCTCCAGATCATTCTGACGACCTTTCCGCAGATAAAGATACCGATCCATCGGATGAAAAACCCAATCCTAAAAGTCTGAGACAGTCTTCTGGTAATAAAGCCGGTGGAAAGAAAGGGCATCAGGGCACTTGTCTTAAACAGGTCGATATCCCTGACTATATTGAGTACCTTCCGGTTAAAGAATGCAATAAATGTCAGGCGTCTCTTCTTGATAGTGAGCCGGTCAAATATATTGAACGACAGGTGTTTGAACCAGGGAGACCGGGTGAATTTGAAGTAACGGCCCATAGAGCTGAAGTAAAAATCTGCACTTGTGGTTGTCGGAATCAGGCTGAATTCCCGGAAGGTGTTACCGCTGCCGCACAATATGGCTCAGCCACACAGGCTATGGCCGTCTATCTTAACCAATACCATTTCCTGCCTTTTAAGCGCGTGTCAGAGTATTTTAATACTCTCTATAAAATGAGTGTAAGTGCAGGCACTGTCGCCAATTTTGTGGCCAGAACCTATGAAAATCTGGCTTCTACTGAAGAGGTTATTCGTGACGCCTTGCGGGAATCGTCTGTTGCCGGAGCCGATGAAACGGGTATGCGGGCCGAGGGCTCTTTGCACTGGCTACACGTTATGCGGGATGAACAATGGACGCTCTACTACTTGTCTGAAAAGCGAGGTCGTGAGGCCATGGACACGATGGGCATACTGCTAACATTTGCAGGCGTTCTGGTTCATGATCATTGGAAATCCTATTTTGCATATGCGGCAACTCACGTACTTTGCAATGCCCATCACCTGAGGGAGCTTTTGGGTGTTGTTGATAGGGACAGCAATCAACTGGCGTTGCGATTGATGAAGCTACTGAGGCTTTCCTGGCATTACTGCAAGGGCTTTAAGACCATAGGTATGCTACAGATGCCAAGTGTTGTCTGTGAACGAATCGAGAAGATTTATGACCGGTTGCTTCAGCGGGCTCTAATGAAAGAAGTCGTCTATATGGAGAAGCAACGAGAGGAGCTTAAGCGCAAGAAAGTCAAGAATACTAAAGCTTACAATCTCTTCAAACGACTCACTGAGTTCAAGGCTGAGACACTGCGCTTCATGTCAGATTTTACCATTCCCTTCGATAACAATGGCAGTGAGCGGGATGTTCGAATGGCCAAGTTAAAGCAGAAAATCTCAGGCTGCTTCAGGAGTGCAGACGGTGGTTCTATGTTTGCACGGATTCGCAGCTATTTGTCGTCTGCCAGAAAACAGGGAATGGACATATATCAATCACTTCATAGAGCTGTTCGGAATTACTGTAATATGCCTTTGCTCAGTGCTGAATAG
- a CDS encoding IS1595 family transposase: protein MCKNTIQFQKGLGIMQFLANYGSEEQCENALSSWRWPDGFQCPKCGSRSFCKLHRKAEFQCNCCRCQTSLTSNTIFDSTKLPLATWFLGIYLVTQNKAGISCLTLHRQLGISYNAALRMKHKLMQVMMERDNSWQLSGFVQIDDAYWGGERHRGRRGRGSENKAPFVAAVQTDADNHPIYMKFNAVDNFRRKTIQEWAEHALKKGVRAVSDGLSCFRGIEDAGCQHTAIITGGGHASMENELFTWVNTMLGNVKTAITGTYHKLDPKHLGRYLSEFNYRFNRRFDMPSMISRLGRAAVNTAPMPDRLLKLPDVQWKPG, encoded by the coding sequence ATGTGTAAAAACACCATTCAGTTCCAAAAAGGCCTTGGCATTATGCAATTTCTGGCTAATTACGGCAGTGAAGAGCAGTGTGAGAACGCGCTGTCCTCTTGGCGCTGGCCAGATGGCTTCCAATGCCCGAAGTGTGGCTCCCGCAGTTTCTGCAAGCTTCACCGGAAAGCTGAATTCCAGTGCAATTGCTGCCGTTGCCAAACCTCGCTTACCAGTAACACTATCTTTGACTCAACAAAGCTGCCTCTAGCTACCTGGTTTCTGGGTATCTATCTCGTCACCCAGAATAAAGCGGGGATTTCTTGCCTGACGCTTCATCGACAACTTGGCATTTCCTACAATGCCGCATTGCGCATGAAACACAAACTCATGCAGGTCATGATGGAAAGAGATAACAGCTGGCAGTTGAGTGGTTTTGTTCAGATTGATGACGCCTATTGGGGCGGAGAGCGCCACAGAGGCCGCCGGGGCAGAGGCTCAGAGAACAAAGCCCCCTTCGTGGCCGCAGTTCAGACAGATGCTGATAACCACCCTATCTACATGAAGTTCAATGCCGTTGATAACTTCCGGCGAAAAACCATTCAGGAGTGGGCAGAACATGCCCTGAAAAAGGGTGTCCGGGCCGTCAGCGATGGCTTGTCCTGTTTCCGGGGTATTGAAGATGCCGGATGCCAGCACACAGCCATCATTACCGGTGGTGGGCATGCATCCATGGAGAATGAGTTGTTCACCTGGGTAAATACCATGCTGGGAAACGTGAAAACAGCGATTACCGGTACTTACCATAAGCTCGACCCCAAGCATCTGGGCCGTTATCTATCAGAGTTCAACTATCGGTTTAACCGGCGTTTTGATATGCCTTCAATGATCTCAAGGCTAGGTCGGGCTGCAGTCAATACAGCACCGATGCCGGATCGACTTCTCAAACTGCCAGACGTCCAGTGGAAACCGGGTTAG
- a CDS encoding ankyrin repeat domain-containing protein has protein sequence MDNIRSFGSFLYYPFPPEEDEEYDDDLPPEEDPIAFDPILTELHEAASSGHTEACVSLLERHPKKIVNIERACVGTALHAAASNGHAETINRLIELGADPEIGFRNTPLNIAVSGGHTMAVKALLENNCNPEGLRDGGDCPGPLHQACENGNIEIARILIQAGAEVGRRDYEGLHPLHHAAGHNDPDLIRLLLDAGAEPNWLADSEHRTPLHKAATAGNSGAVKALLTGGADPDGFRVKIVCCAQMPEFNHFPPIGFAIINNHNDVVSELVQSNADLKPPIKIREAIEEVDRKKSFFDRIEETADDRRKLLGKFELNHPVFDDTMEPIEYSVCTEKTEIIGRLMMSSKYSNNDIDDLIRLTEIHELTRSRQAINEYACFIPPESLQVLAGRSVKQIIKENFPEPEQNARIKKLLFPDNLEHFLLQPIDINKPKNS, from the coding sequence ATGGATAACATTCGCTCGTTTGGTTCCTTCCTCTATTATCCATTCCCCCCAGAAGAAGATGAAGAATATGATGATGATCTTCCCCCGGAAGAAGACCCAATAGCATTTGACCCTATTCTGACCGAACTGCACGAAGCGGCCAGTTCTGGTCATACCGAAGCCTGCGTTTCCCTACTCGAACGACATCCAAAAAAAATTGTCAATATCGAGAGAGCCTGCGTCGGGACTGCACTGCATGCTGCTGCCAGTAACGGACATGCTGAAACGATCAACAGACTGATTGAACTGGGAGCAGACCCTGAAATCGGCTTTCGCAATACCCCGTTGAATATTGCTGTCAGTGGAGGACATACCATGGCAGTAAAAGCACTACTGGAGAATAACTGCAATCCCGAGGGGCTTCGAGATGGGGGGGACTGCCCCGGACCACTCCACCAAGCGTGCGAAAATGGAAATATTGAGATAGCACGAATCCTGATACAGGCAGGTGCAGAGGTAGGCAGGCGTGACTATGAAGGCCTCCACCCCTTGCACCACGCCGCTGGCCATAATGACCCAGACCTTATCCGACTGTTGCTTGATGCCGGAGCTGAACCGAACTGGTTAGCTGACAGTGAACATCGAACGCCTCTGCACAAGGCAGCAACTGCTGGAAATTCAGGAGCCGTCAAGGCGTTACTCACTGGCGGCGCTGACCCTGATGGCTTTCGTGTTAAAATAGTATGCTGTGCCCAGATGCCTGAATTCAATCACTTCCCTCCCATCGGTTTTGCCATCATCAATAATCACAATGATGTGGTCTCGGAACTGGTACAGTCAAATGCCGATCTGAAACCTCCGATAAAAATCAGGGAGGCTATAGAGGAGGTAGATCGTAAAAAATCATTTTTCGATCGTATTGAGGAAACAGCAGACGATAGAAGAAAGCTTCTTGGCAAATTTGAACTGAATCATCCTGTATTCGATGACACTATGGAACCTATCGAGTACAGTGTTTGCACTGAGAAAACCGAAATCATTGGCAGACTCATGATGAGCAGTAAATACTCAAACAATGATATCGATGATTTGATACGTCTGACGGAAATTCACGAGTTGACCAGAAGTCGGCAAGCAATCAATGAGTACGCTTGTTTTATTCCCCCTGAGAGCCTGCAAGTATTGGCGGGCAGATCAGTCAAACAGATCATTAAAGAGAACTTTCCTGAACCTGAACAGAATGCCAGAATCAAAAAATTGCTATTTCCCGATAACTTAGAACATTTTTTACTACAGCCAATTGATATCAACAAACCGAAAAATTCATGA
- a CDS encoding IS1634 family transposase has protein sequence MSGYPWVSVDCRKDAECSLGCFVLATNDLDDSRLSTAEVLSTYKSQQSVERGFRFLKSPEFLVSSLFLKKPERIEALLMVMTLCLLVYAAIQHRIRHELKRQSRFFPDMKRKPCQNPTARWVFFCFQGINVLLVDGHEKHVVGLQERQLTIISILGRPYQEIYS, from the coding sequence GTGAGCGGATATCCTTGGGTATCCGTTGACTGTCGCAAAGATGCAGAGTGTTCTCTGGGTTGCTTTGTGCTGGCGACGAATGATCTGGACGACAGTCGGCTGAGTACAGCAGAAGTGCTAAGTACTTACAAATCACAACAGTCAGTAGAGCGTGGCTTTCGGTTTTTGAAGAGCCCGGAGTTTCTGGTTTCTTCGCTGTTTTTAAAGAAACCGGAACGAATAGAAGCCTTGCTGATGGTGATGACGCTGTGTCTGTTAGTGTATGCGGCGATTCAGCATCGAATTAGGCATGAGCTAAAACGACAGAGTCGGTTTTTCCCGGACATGAAGCGGAAACCCTGCCAAAACCCGACAGCGCGTTGGGTGTTTTTCTGCTTTCAGGGTATCAACGTGCTATTGGTCGATGGACATGAAAAGCATGTGGTTGGATTACAAGAAAGGCAGTTGACTATTATTTCAATTCTTGGGCGACCGTATCAGGAAATTTATTCCTGA
- a CDS encoding ankyrin repeat domain-containing protein, with protein MYNFYQTTYAPHYPPPHPRENDPLLVQLHEAASSGNTEACTALIKRRPQIVNIVRSRVGTALHAATVGGHAETIRRLIWLGANTEITCNECTPLHLAARKGHTMAAKVLLEHNANPEAYHDGEGNPGPLHAACLEGNIQIARCLVQAGADVNRLDWDACRPLHHAVRHDDPDLIRLLLHAGANPNVLAYDEHRSPLHKAATVGSLQSVKALITGGADPNGFRVRASCYEQRPEPDHLSPIGFAIINDHVDVVSELVQSNADLTHRMNFRKALSEVINKIPIREFNVKKNKEKLLGKFELNHPVFNGTMKPVKYSVLTEKNKIIGALMMSSQYSNNDVNSLIRLTEIHQLARSRQAINKHSAFIPPESLQVLAGRAVKQSIKKNCPDRVISACIQQLTIPENLQHFLQQPIDTNKLQN; from the coding sequence ATGTATAACTTTTACCAAACGACTTATGCCCCTCATTATCCACCACCACATCCAAGAGAAAATGATCCTCTTTTGGTTCAACTGCATGAGGCTGCCAGCTCAGGCAATACCGAAGCCTGCACTGCCCTGATCAAACGACGGCCGCAAATTGTGAATATAGTGAGAAGTAGAGTCGGGACCGCTCTGCACGCTGCTACCGTTGGCGGACATGCGGAAACTATCCGCAGGTTGATTTGGCTGGGAGCAAACACTGAAATTACCTGCAATGAGTGTACCCCATTACATCTGGCTGCCAGGAAGGGTCATACCATGGCAGCAAAAGTGCTATTGGAGCATAACGCCAATCCCGAGGCTTATCATGATGGGGAGGGCAATCCCGGACCACTGCACGCAGCATGCCTGGAGGGAAATATTCAGATAGCCCGGTGCCTGGTACAGGCAGGTGCTGATGTTAACAGGCTCGACTGGGATGCCTGTCGCCCCTTGCACCATGCTGTCAGGCATGACGACCCGGACCTTATCCGCCTGTTGCTTCATGCCGGAGCTAATCCGAACGTTTTAGCTTACGATGAGCATCGTTCACCTCTGCACAAGGCAGCCACTGTCGGCAGTTTGCAATCCGTCAAAGCGTTGATAACTGGCGGCGCTGATCCGAATGGATTCAGGGTGCGAGCATCATGTTATGAGCAAAGACCTGAACCCGACCACCTCTCACCCATCGGCTTTGCCATCATCAACGATCACGTTGATGTAGTTTCGGAACTGGTGCAATCAAATGCTGATCTGACACACCGAATGAACTTCAGGAAAGCGCTCAGCGAGGTTATTAATAAAATACCAATTCGCGAATTCAATGTGAAAAAAAACAAAGAAAAACTACTTGGCAAATTTGAACTGAACCATCCCGTATTTAATGGCACTATGAAACCAGTTAAGTACAGTGTCTTAACTGAAAAAAACAAAATCATTGGTGCACTGATGATGAGCAGTCAATATTCAAACAACGATGTTAACAGCCTGATACGTCTGACTGAGATTCATCAGCTGGCCAGGAGTCGGCAAGCAATCAATAAGCACTCTGCTTTTATCCCCCCTGAGAGCCTGCAAGTATTAGCCGGTAGAGCCGTCAAACAGAGCATCAAAAAAAACTGTCCTGACCGGGTGATATCTGCCTGTATCCAACAATTAACCATCCCGGAGAATTTACAGCATTTCTTGCAACAGCCAATTGACACCAACAAACTGCAAAACTGA